The Juglans regia cultivar Chandler chromosome 1, Walnut 2.0, whole genome shotgun sequence nucleotide sequence CTTGGGGAGTGTTAGCAATTTCAGAAGTTATTAGAAGAAGTTATTTTGTACACATgtgtattttacttttcatGTGTAGCTGATcttacatacaaaaatatattttgtacaaTTTCAGAATATCAATACTGTTGTAAATTCTGAGCACAAAGCAGTTCAGAAAATatctgaataaaaatattaaattcaaaacaaactGTTGGCTTATATAAGCCTTACAAAGAGATAAACATCGAAAACAAACCACCCACGTTTTACTGGCACGTGGTAAATGGCTAAGGAAATGGTCAAACTCTACCTGCATGTCCTAATTAATAGGATTTATTAACTCAATGAACTTTTGACTACTTCAACTATAACTCTAACAACCCCAACAATTCCTCCCCTAAACTGATTGCAGTAATGTTTTCAGTTTACTCGTGGTACCACACACACACCCATTGACTCACACAGCTTCAAGAACACATCCAGCTTAAGTGGTTTTGTCATAATGTCTGCAACTTGTTCTTGTGTGACACAATGCTTCAGCTCAACAACTCCATCTCTGGTCAAATCACACAAGAAATGAAACCTTACATCAATGTGTTTGCTGCGTCCATGCATGACTGGGTTCTTGGATAGCTTAATGGTAGAACTGTTGTCACATAACACAGTGGTACACTTTCCTTGAGAATGGCCAAACTTCTCCAATACTCTCCTCATCCATACCCCTTGACAAGCACAAGAGGCAGCTGCCACAAACTCTGCTTCAGTGGTGGACAAAGCAACTACAGGCTGTTTTTTAGAGGACCAGGACACAACTCCTTCACTGAGTAGAAACACATAACCAGAAGTGCTTCTCCTGTCATTTACATATCTTGCATAATCACTGTCTGTATATGCCATCAACTCTCCATTACCCTCCTTTCGATAAAAGATTCCCAAATCCACAGTACCTTTCAAGTATCTTAACACCCTTTTCGCAACTTGCAAATGCAACTCAGTTGGATTTGCCATGAATCTGCTAATGAGAGACACCACATACATCAAGTCCGGCCTTGTTGCAGTTAGATACATAAGACTTCCGACCAATTGTTTGTACATGGTAGCATTCACCTTGGCTCCTTCTTCATCCTTCATTAGTCTAAAGCCAGGAACAATGGGATTCTTCACGCTATTACTCTTCTCCATCCTAAACTTCTCCAAAACTTCTTTTGCATACTTTCTTTGACTAATATAAATGCTTTCAGGATTTTGTAAAACCTCCACAccgagaaaatatttcatctttccCAAATCAGTCATGTCAAATTCAAGTTTCATAGAATTTTTGAACTTAACAAACATACTCTCATCATTACCAGTAAAAATtagatcatcaacatataagCTAACAATCAAAATTTTACCTCCATCTCCTGTTATGAATAAGGTGTGTTCACAGCTGCACCTCTCAAATCCTTCTTTGACAAAATATGCTTCAATCCGACTGTACCATGCACGAGGGGCTTGTTTTGTACCATGCACGAGgggcttgtttaaggccatacaATGCTTTCTTCAATTTGTACACCTTATACTCTTCACCTTTCTTCTCGTAGCCCTGTGGTTGCTCAACAAAACACTGCTTCATTTAGCTCTCCATGCAAGAAAGCACTTTTGATGTCAAGCTGAAACACACTCCAACTATTTCGAGCTGCTAAAGCAATTACCATTCGAATCGTATCCCACCTAGCTACAGGCGCAAACACCTCAGTATAATCTATGCCATGCTGTTGTGCATACCCTTTCGCCACCAACCGAGCCTTACACTTGTCAACCTCGCCATTTTCGTTGAGTTTAGTTTTGAAAACCCACTTTACTCCAATCTTCTTCATTCCTTTAGGCAAATTTGTCAGCTCCCAAGTCCCATTTCTTTCGATCGCTTCTATCTCCAAGTCCATTGCAGCTCTCCACTTGGAACTCTGAATAGCTTCTTCAAAGGTAGTCGGATCTGCAGTTGAGGTAAACAGAACCAAATTGTTGTGCTCAACTTCTTCTTCTGAAAATCCTCCCCActcacataatcttccatccAGAATGGTACTCTTTTGTTCCTCCCTTCCGGTGAGTTTTCTTCAGATGTTGAAGAATTCTCTCCAGGTGACTCACTTAAAGATAAGCTaacctctcttccttcttcttctactgCCACCTCCTCTTCAGATTCTTCTTCACTTTGATCATGTTCACTTCCTTCTTCATTACTATCTCCCCACTCGAGGATATCAAGTCTTGCTTCTTCATTACTTCTCCCCCAATCCCAGcactcattttcttcaaaaaccACATATCTGCTTACAACTATCTTCTTGGACGCTGGATCATAAAGTCTATATGCTTTAGACTCTTCACTCATCCCTAGCAGCACACACTGAAAACTCTTATCATCCAGTTTCTTTCTCTTATTGTCTGACACGTGAACATGGCCAATGCATCCAAAAACCCGAAAATAATCAACATTGGGTTTAACACCACTCCAAGCCTCTTCAGGAGTCATATCTTTCACTGCCAATGTAGGACTTCTATTGAGCACATGCGCTGTCCAATTTACTGCTTCTGGCCAGAAATTCTTTGGAACTTGCTTCTCCGATAACATACTTCTAACCATGTTCATGATTGTCCTGTTCTTGCGTTCAACTACTCCATTTCGTTGGGGGGTGTAAGCTGCAGTGAGCTGCCTGCTAATACCATTAGCTTTGCAAAAAACATTGAACTCGTGAGAGGTGAACTCTCCACCCCTATCTATGCGCAGACAACGAATAAAAGCTCCTGTCTCTTTCTCAACAAGgtttttataattcttgaaGATAGTAAAAGCTTCAGATTTTTCAGCAAGAAAATATATCCACACCCTACGACTGTAATCATCAATAAAGCTTATGAAATACCTCTTCTTACTATTGGAAACAGGTTTGATGGGTCCGCAGATGTCAGCATGTACCAACTGCAGTCTTTGTGATGCTCTCCATAAACTCCTCTTTGGAATTGCATCCCTGTGTTGCTTTCCCACCATGCAATCAGTGCATATTTTGGATGGTGCCTTCAACTGTGGTAACCCTCTCACCATTTGCTTATATTGCAATGTTCTCAGACCCTTGAAACTTAGATGCCCATATCTGCAGTGCCAAAGGTGAGTGTTGTCTTCAAGAATTGTTTGAAAGCAAGTGGGAGCTTTCGACAGAATTCTTGCAAGCAATATGAACATCCTGTTTGTAGACATTGTTGTTTGCATAATGAGCCCTTTCTTGGGATGATAGACTCTACAAACTCCATGTTGTATCAGAATAGCTACACCTCTTTCTTGCAATTGTCCAACacttaataagttatttttcaactcagGTATATAGAAAACATCAGTGATTACCTGAGTAACTCCAGCAATTTGCAACCTAATGTTACCCTTTCCCAACACATCCATCTTGGAATTATTCCCGAGCTTCACAGATTGTCGAATTCCTCATCAAGATCCGAGAACCACCCCTTATTTGCACACATATGATTGCTACACCCTGAGTCAAGGAACCAGACATCTTCTCTCCTTGATTGATTAAGCTCCACATATGGCATCAGCaacatttcttctttctcctcaAACTCAGCATAATTCGCTTCCTTCTCCCATTTAGGACACTCATATTGAAAGTGTCCTAATTGATGACACTTATAACACTCAACTATAGCTTTGTTGAATGCTTGTCTGCCTTTTCCTCGAAAAACTCCACGAGCTCGACTGCCTCCTCTTCCACCAATTCTATGATCGTAGGTCACCTTTAATGCTTGCTCATCTCCTCCATGCCCGTTCATCCTTTGTTCATGTACCAGTAAGCTGCTTTGCAACTCATCAATGGTTAAGGTGTCTAAGTTATTAGACTCTTCAACCGAACACACAACATAGTCGAACCGTGAGGTCATTGATCTTAAGATCTTTTCAATGATCACCACTTGCTGCATGTTTTCACCATGAATCTTCATCTTGTTTGCTATGATGAGTGTTCGAGCGAAGTAAGCATCAACACTCTCACCCTCTTTCATTTGTAGAACCTCAAACTCCTTCTGAAGAGCTTGGAGCTGTGCTCTTTTGACTCTTGTGGAGCCTTGGTACTTCTGCTTCATAGAGTCCCAAATGTGCTTGGCAGTGTCTCTGTTGAGGATCATCTCCATAATGGTTCGATCAATGGCTTGGAACAAATAATTCTTGACCTTCAAGTCTCTCAGTTTCTGGTCGgcaattgttttttgttgtgCTTCAGTAAGCTCCACTCCTTTTGCTGCAGCAGGGATTCCAGTCTCCACCAAACTCCAATACTCCTTTGAACGAAGAAAATTTTCCATAAGCATGGACCAATGATCGTAATGGCCATCAAACTTAGGAATTGCAGGTTGAACGAAATTATTTTCTGCTGCCATACTTCGATTCTCTCTTCTTAAGAATCTACGGTTTCCTTTCTCTCACAATCAGGCCCCGTGACGGGGCTCTGATACTAGATTGTTGTAAATTCTGAGCACAAAGCAGTTCAGAAAATatctgaataaaaatattaaattcaaaataaactgTTGGCTTATATAATCCTTACAAAGAGATAAACATCGAAAACAAACCACCCAAGTTTTACTTGCACATGGTAAATGGCTAAGGAAATGGTCAAACTCTACCTGCATGTCCTAATTAATAGGATTTATTAACTCAATAAACTTTTGACTACTTCAACTATAACTCTAACAACCCCAACAAATACAATACGAGAAGAAGAGTTCTCTCTCATTTTCGCTTTCCTCTATTTGCAATTCTTACATAGCCTTCCCTGGTTCTTGGTCATAACTGAGATGTTTGTCCAAGTTTTATCAGAAATTTCGTAACATTGATCGATCCGTCGGGGCACTCAAATATTGAGCTAAAAGGGCCCATGGCTAATAAAAAGAAGCCCATAGAAAATGGAAATTAGGATCCTCGGGAACGGTTTCAGTCAAATGAAACGGTCCTCACTACGAAAATAAAACAATCTATAtaacttcttactattcacacgataaatatttaatatatgaataatgaatagaaaaattaaattaatttaaaaagaataaactcaaaaaaaattttaaaattttaaaaaaatataatgtgtaaaaGTTGAGAGATTATGTAGCATTATTCAGACGGATAAAGAAGTCCTCCCTAGCTCAGAAATCTACGTACACGctttgatcaagaaaaatatgcaGATACATTCTTATCCAAAGAGGGTAGGGTAGGAATTAAGATAATTTCTAGACTATAatccaaattattattattgttttttcccTCAGAAGTAACACAAGCGCCTGCGCCCTTTAATTACAACTCTTCTTTTAATTTACGTACTGCGCATGCTaccatttatataatattttacgaAAAGACAGGGAAGCTCATATATATGATCCACCCAATCATGCATGGAATTTATCCTTGAAAAAGACTAAAAGATATGCCTAGTCTTGGGTATATCCACCaatttgattcattttttcTGTAACATTGGAGAGGAAAAATGCATGCGTTTATGTGAAAGTTTCTCGTAGACTTGATGAATTAGAAGCAGCCTCACGAAGAATAGACTAGTCACcccaattatttaaatattccaCAATTTTAATTGTCACCTCCAAGAGGATCATTTCTAATCTGTATATAGCTCTGTACATATTGGACATTTTCCACGAGCATCGGAGTTGACGAGACTCTGGACAATGACATTTTTGTTCAGAGTTGGTTTTATTTCAACATTAgtgttgtttatttttctttttatacgtTGCCTTCTAAGCTGGGGTAACGATAACAGCCAGTTACGTACGTTTACAACCATTTTAGCCTGCAGCTAATtgtcatgttaatttataaaagtcgACCACATTgtttgagtgttttttttttaagtgaatgaTTAAAGTATTCAGAATTCTCATGCCAATTTACAAGAAAGCTTCTGCAGCTTGATTGTCATGCATGTATATCAACGTCGACCTCACAGTTTGAGTCTTTGGTTTGTGAATTAACACATAATATTTCGGGATCACCATGTTTGCTTAGAGGGAAAAACTAGCTAGTAGAGTTTTCTTTAATTCTCTCGTGTTGACGATCGATGGAGGAGTCGCATATAAGATTACCATATAGAGAAGGTTGATCCCTTAATTCATTGGTTTCTTGTTCTTCACAAGGTGGGTATTACGTATTTTCTACGTAATTTCTATCAAACGATATGATAATGTCGAAACCTACAGTACTACTGACACTCTGGTGACCATGCATATATAAGCTGATCTTGAAATGGGTAAttgcttatttatttaaaaatatctgccttcttttttcaacttttttaattgcCATACAACTTCGAATACATTTCAGGTACGCCCTTGGCTCTTCATTATTTGAAAGAACACTTGCCAGCAATGAAGGCACAGGCAGCCCGCCCCCAATAACTTTATTGATTGATGCCTATCTCAGATCAAATCTTACTTCACCAACTcgaccttttcttttttttttttttctttttttttctgttgaAAAGAACAGGAAAAAGCACCACCTTTCAAAATAATCTCCCACGTCCGATATGCCTTGTTGTCGGAAAATGGTTCCCTCTCAGATTATATTGTCAAGACTACCTCAACCGACAGTAACCacgagcccaaaaaaaaaaattgtacaaacaTAAATAGTGTAAtcgtaattaatttaaaaaaaaataataaaatataaaattcatataaaaaattataatttttttaataataaattttacttttttttttttcagaacgGTTAATATTACGCACTTtctaattatatgtaaaattaattaaaaagaaaaacgacAAAATACTGAAAGCAAGTTGCAACCAAGGTTCCTGAAAATGATGTCTAAACTAAAATTTCCATGTTGGCTCAGGTACAAGAGAAGCCACGAGGAAATGCCCAATGGGGGGAGTCGATACTATACCTTGACAAATATGGAAGCAATATATGAAAGAGACATTCATTCTACTTGAAATGCAGAAGAAAGAATAGTAGACCCTCTTAACATTCGGCACAATCATGTGAAGACAAATACAAGGCTTCAAATGTTGACAACAGAAGGCAAAAACGATTTCTTTCACATCTGAACCAAACAAATGGAGAAATTAATGTACAATAAATGCCGTTACAAAATGAACACGTCGAAGCAAAGATAATAGATAGATATCATAGATTTTTTAaggcaaaaacaaaataagaactAGACAATATCATTAGGAATTACCAAAGAAATTTACAGGGTAAAAGACCAAAAATAAATCACCATCCGCCTCTATACAGAACTTTTTCGTGGCGATCACCTAAAAAATTAGGACACTAAACCACCCCCAAAACTAGCCCATCTTCTACTATTACAGAAAACAACCGTGCACTACAACATAATTCAAACCCTTGCTTGACAACACAAGGTTTGCTGTCTCCTTCGTGTTCAACCAAGCTAATTACAGAGATATTCGCAATGAGATGATCACCAACAAAAACATATGGTATATATACATGACCTACTAACAGAAGATCTTTAATGCTCtccaaaaatatgcaaaattccCTTCTCTTGTTACATCGACTGTGTTTATGAATTCTGGTGGCATTTAGCTTCTTCTATGTACACTTCCTGTGATGGGGTTCTATGCGACAGCAGGGATGCTGGAATTTTGGCGATCCCTGTTAAGGCAATCAAAACCTTCTACTCTAACTGTGGCTGGTTTCAGTCCAAACTTCATTCTAGCACACCCTCCTTTGCGCGAAGATGATGATGGAGATGAAACCCCGGAAGGAGATGTTATTGACAATGGTGAAATAGGAGTTATCTTTTCATCTCCAAATCGAGCATCTTGGATTAATGGGTTGGCGGATCTGCTTGGAGGAgacccaacaaaatatggcggTGACGAGGCAAAATGGGTTGGAGATTGCTCTGGCCCACGACCCTCCTGCAGAAACCAAGATATCAGCCACAATCCAGAGAGCAGTTAAGAGCAAATCCCTGGCATGACAAAATTAACCTACACAGGTGACCTAGAAGAAGACTATAATATGTGAATGGCAACTGAACAAGAAAGTAAACGAACATTTGAGAGTGCTTGATATCAGCATTTACAAGacgaataatatttttaagacatctcagaagaaaaagaattgcAGGCACATAAAACTTACTGTATATTTTGGAAAGTAGACACCTTAAACATAAGTTTCAGGCCATCAATCAAGCATCGATTGGCTTAGATCTAGATCAATGTTTattgaggaaaaaaacaaaaaaaaaaaaacccatcctACTTTATTTGGTTTTCCATGCACAGAAATAAATCGCCTCTTCATGTATTTCATTCTTATGCAGGtcaactaaaacaaaacacataaatgaagcaattaaagaaaatcacaaattaaCCTTCATGAGAATGATATCAAGAAGCTCTGCTCCGGCCTTCGAATCACAAACTTCTGCTTGATGACTGTTACCCAGAAACAAAACCGCAAAGTTACAATCGTCAAACACTTAATACACGCACAACACCCTCAAACCTcgaagaaatgataaaaaaaaaatacctcatGTGCCATCTCAAGGGCCTCACAGGATTATTAGCCAAAACCCCAACACGCCTAGGCTTTGGGCAGACAAGATCAGAGATCGAAACAGAGCCCCTCATCTCTTCACTGCCAACTGCAAAGGCGTTCTGCTGAAGGTTAAAGTGATTCATCTTTGAAACGGATCCAAGGATCACAGATAAATGCCTATTTAACAAatatcacaaataaaataagacaattatTTACAAAAAGTCTTGAATCTCGATAAAAGTACAAACTTTGATTAATTTCCATCTAAAGCCATATAGTTACCGAGAAAAcgtgaaatatatattatacagaACAACAACATCAATATTTGGGGATAGCTGAGCTCCAAATCTAAAATTGTTGATAACCAAAACAAACTAACagttcaaaacaaaaaagttagCCCCGTTTTCTCAGCAAAGAAACAGAGAGCTACAAGATTTGCGCACTCTACGAGTCTAATAGCAGATCTGAGATTCAGACCTCGAAAAGGACCGAGATTTCCTCCGATTCATGGGGAGAAAAGAGACAAAACtcctcaaaatttaaaactttttgctaCGTACTTGAGTAGAATAAATTGCTCAAATATTGGTTTTGAACGGAAAACCTCGCCAAGAAGAACAGCTCACATGAATTAACCAAATTTGATCAaaggttaaaagaaaataaaaaaggaaaagaaaacaaacccaATATGagaattcaaaaacaaaacgaAAGACGGTTTATATTCCACCAGATCCGTTGCGAAAACAGAGGCTAAGGTTTATGTATAATTGTCTAAAATGGTACAGAAAATAAAACGCTCCAGATCTGCTAAGACGACCCGTCGAGAAGACTAACTACATATATACCTCTATAtcgatcgagagagagagagagagagagagggtaccCTAGGGGAAATCCCTCggagagaagaaagaagtgaAGGTCGGCGCCACGAGGGAGACGAGGGGCGGATTGGATCTAAGATAATTTATAGAGGTTGAGAAATGACGGTAGGGAGAACAGAAGTTTACCATATGCCAAAAaactacccaaaaaaaaaaaaaaaaaaacacaacaattaTATGTATCTTGGTCTTCTTGCTAAAGAGCAAAATGACTGATTCTACGGTTTAGGTAAGCATGCTTGTTTTTCAATTACGTCTCCGTATAAAATTTATGGATCAACCAACTACCCTATGAACAAACATATTGGATTAACTGTCATATTGACAGGTtttatcttgaattttattttatttttatcatattaattgatgtagtctagaataatttttaggcttattttgtttttagagatgagatgagatgagatgagatgggatgagattaaagttaaaaagttgaataaaatattattagagtatattttttaatattatttttattttaaaatttaaaaaaattaaattatttattttattttgtattagaagttaaaaaaattataataattaaatgagatgagatgaaatatttttttaaaacaaactaaCATGTGAAAATTCTTAgagaatgaataagaaaaaaatatatgtaaattccagacatttttagaaataatttaagaattaattGGATAAGACGTCCGAGGAAAAAAAGCGGAGAGAGATAAAAATTGACTTTTGACTAAAAAAAAACGTGAAGGAATAATAACACAAGACAGACCGGACAGAAGACCCAGTCCGCTGGATCAAGCTGGCTTGCATAATCTCTCCCTGTCACTTTGACTTTTCCATGTAAATTACGATGCTATCAActataatatcattatttttccggCACCAATTTTCCAGGCGcgccatttaattaat carries:
- the LOC108988202 gene encoding uncharacterized protein LOC108988202 isoform X2; this translates as MRGSVSISDLVCPKPRRVGVLANNPVRPLRWHMSHQAEVCDSKAGAELLDIILMKEGRGPEQSPTHFASSPPYFVGSPPSRSANPLIQDARFGDEKITPISPLSITSPSGVSSPSSSSRKGGCARMKFGLKPATVRVEGFDCLNRDRQNSSIPAVA
- the LOC108988202 gene encoding uncharacterized protein LOC108988202 isoform X1 gives rise to the protein MNHFNLQQNAFAVGSEEMRGSVSISDLVCPKPRRVGVLANNPVRPLRWHMSHQAEVCDSKAGAELLDIILMKEGRGPEQSPTHFASSPPYFVGSPPSRSANPLIQDARFGDEKITPISPLSITSPSGVSSPSSSSRKGGCARMKFGLKPATVRVEGFDCLNRDRQNSSIPAVA